Genomic DNA from Podospora pseudoanserina strain CBS 124.78 chromosome 4, whole genome shotgun sequence:
TGACAGTGGCGCAGAACATCCGGCTCTCTTTGGCGAGATGCCATTCGCGACATGCATCCAGCCCAGTGCTATCTGCATGTTGGATCCCAACAGCTTGATTTACCCTGGACGCCAATGAGAAATACTGAACGCTCAACGGCCCTGGTGCAGCCTAAAGCTTTAGAACCTCGCAGGAGAGACCCCCATACCTAGGCAGAGACGTGTCACATAATGAGAACTTGAAACTCGCAAATGGCTGGCAGGGAGTTACATAGTTGTCGtctgttggtggttgatctGCGCTAGAAGCTGCAGTGTAGAACCAACATCCATATCTAGCGTCGTCCCTATTGGGAATAAAGCCAACATTGAACAGGCAGCCCTGGCTGGATGTTGGGCGAAGTTGCGTCacaaggtgaagagggtttTGATAACAAAGAaaggctgttgttgaaacAAGCGCACGTACCCCCACAGTGCCAAGATACGTTACACCTATTCGCGACTCGCACTGTGCCAGCTATTGGTCATTGTAAGCGCCGGCTCTCAGTGTTACACCTATGACTTTGATTTGAAGAATTCCACGAGAAACAGCATCCTTCGCCTCCTgggacatcaccaacagcaacagatACCCTTCTTCAGACGACACGTCTTCCCCTTTGTTCAGAGAAGTGCCAGACGCCGTGCATCTACTCCACCAGGTCGCACGTGGGATTCGACGTCAATTACACTCACATTACGACACCCACAATTTGAGGCATCAGGGTTcaacggccaccaccaccaccaccgtgcCGCACAGTCTTTAAGCTTTGGGCTTGGCTTGGGCTTATGCCAATGTCTTCCCTCGTCTGCAGGTCCCCATCGGTCATCTCGACATCTTtgctcaccctccccttgctCAGACTAGCCGCGCCTGCCCGGTTAGTCCAGCCGTGCGCCCAAagacaaccacaaccacaacaagcaCGGCAAGCCTCTGGCCCTGTCGCCGTTAGGCGCTTCTCCGCGTCTCTTACCCTTAGCCGCAAGGTTGCGCCCACGGAGGCTGCCCATATCAATGAGGTTCGGAAGACGATAGCCGATGAGTTCGCCCTCATCAAAGATGCTTACCGTATGTGGGGTTCCTTGGTGCTTTCCAAGACCAGATCTGAGACACTGACACTTATCCAACAGAGTCACCCAAACACCCGGTAGTCCTAGCACATGGGCTGCTAGGGTTTGCTGAATTAAAACTCGCAGGGTCCTACTTGCCAAGCATTCATTACTGGAGAGGGATACAGGAGGCCCTAACGGCCCAAGGGGCTGAGGTTATCACCGCCTCCGTCCCTCCCAGCGGCTCTATCGAGAAGCGCGCCGCCAAGCTGGCTCAGGATATCGAGGCTCAGGCACAGGGCAAGAGTGTGAATGTGGTGGCGCACAGCATGGGAGGACTTGATGCCCGCTACATGATCTCGCAGCTCCGGCCAAAAGGGGTCGACGTCAAGTCTCTTGTCACAATCGGCACACCTCATCACGGGAGTGCCTTTGCTGATTACTTGATTGACGAACTTGGGCCCGACTACCTGC
This window encodes:
- the TGL2 gene encoding lipase 2 (COG:S; EggNog:ENOG503NWWF), with protein sequence MPMSSLVCRSPSVISTSLLTLPLLRLAAPARLVQPCAQRQPQPQQARQASGPVAVRRFSASLTLSRKVAPTEAAHINEVRKTIADEFALIKDAYQSPKHPVVLAHGLLGFAELKLAGSYLPSIHYWRGIQEALTAQGAEVITASVPPSGSIEKRAAKLAQDIEAQAQGKSVNVVAHSMGGLDARYMISQLRPKGVDVKSLVTIGTPHHGSAFADYLIDELGPDYLPQVYKAWERVTGWEPSAFSQLTQKYMAEHFNPATSDDPNVQYFSYGAMVNGKPPLLSMFRISHKLIEEREGPNDGLVSVESSQWGTYKGTLTGVNHLDLINWTNRIRSNLQKLMGHPPSFNAVAFYLGIGDMLAKEGL